One window of Medicago truncatula cultivar Jemalong A17 chromosome 2, MtrunA17r5.0-ANR, whole genome shotgun sequence genomic DNA carries:
- the LOC112419136 gene encoding signaling peptide TAXIMIN 1 translates to MCNSNGDCRPLGFLLGLPFAFLCLLISIIGLIVWIVGLTLTCICPCCLCLTVIVELALELVKAPLHVMEWFTSKIPC, encoded by the exons atGTGTAATTCAAATGGTGATTGCAGACCATTGGGCTTTCTGCTGGGTCTCCCCTTTGCCTTTCTCTGCCTCCTTATCTCAATCATTGGTCTTATTGTTTGGATCGTTGG GTTGACACTGACATGCATATGCCCCTGCTGTTTGTGCTTGACAGTAATTGTGGAACTTGCTTTGGAATTGGTTAAGGCTCCTCTTCATGTTATGGAATGGTTCACCTCTAAGATTCCATGTTGA
- the LOC25487767 gene encoding F-box/FBD/LRR-repeat protein At1g13570 — MGRKRRKSTTRKVIDAELDRISCLPGHVIDQILSCLPIREAVRTSVLSSQWRYKWYTLPNLVFDRRCVSARGSQDPLDIENKLLKIVDHVLLLHSGPINKFEFSDSGQDFVEGIPGNEFDRWIVYLIGRSIKELVLHVLAEDEIYKIPWCLFSCQSLQRLKLACCWLKPPTTFEGFRNLKRLELHNISMADAAFEKMISGCPLLEYLSLIEPDGLTQVNIHAPNLKFFSLLGDFVDFSFYNSFQLTELSLLFDTQSNQSRLRGCSSNLLSYFAHLPHLQHLDISHHFLKYLAAGDVPVPVKLPTTFVNLSFLFICIRFNDMKEVLAALCLLRSSPNLQRLEIIADYKEADVHLTLGSYCWEDTFSGPAMPIQVRHVGIGGIAGIKSELDFIKFLLMYSPMLEKMIVKPVEYARADLLTKLVRFRRASVQAEVIYEGKDSS; from the exons TTGCCAATTAGGGAAGCAGTGAGAACAAGTGTTTTGTCCAGCCAATGGAGGTACAAATGGTACACACTACCAAATCTTGTGTTTGATAGACGTTGTGTCTCTGCTAGAGGTTCCCAAGACCCTTTAGATATTGAGAACAAGCTTTTGAAAATTGTTGATCATGTACTTTTACTTCACTCTGGACCTATCAACAAGTTCGAGTTCTCTGACTCTGGTCAGGATTTCGTTGAAGGGATTCCTGGGAATGAATTTGATCGGTGGATTGTTTATCTAATCGGAAGGTCTATTAAAGAGCTTGTGCTGCATGTTTTGGCAGAGGATGAAATCTATAAGATACCTTGGTGCTTATTCTCCTGTCAAAGTTTGCAACGTTTAAAGTTGGCTTGTTGTTGGCTTAAACCTCCAACAACATTTGAAGGCTTCAGGAACTTGAAAAGACTTGAACTACATAACATTTCAATGGCTGATGCtgcttttgaaaaaatgatatCCGGCTGCCCTCTACTTGAATATTTGAGTTTGATAGAACCTGATGGTTTAACCCAAGTTAATATTCATGCACCAAATCTGAAGTTTTTTAGCCTCCTTGGTGACTTTGTGGATTTTAGCTTTTACAACAGTTTCCAATTAACTGAGCTAAGTTTGTTATTCGACACTCAAAGCAATCAAAGTAGATTGAGGGGATGCTCAAGCAATTTGCTCAGTTATTTTGCTCATCTACCTCACTTACAACACCTTGACATCAGTCACCATTTTTTAAAG TATTTGGCTGCAGGTGATGTGCCAGTGCCAGTAAAGCTTCCTACTACTTTTGTCAATTTAAGTTTTCTTTTCATATGTATAAGGTTCAATGACATGAAGGAAGTTTTGGCTGCTCTTTGCTTGCTTAGAAGCTCACCTAATCTACAAAGATTAGAAATAATT GCAGATTATAAGGAGGCGGATGTCCATTTAACACTGGGCTCCTATTGTTGGGAAGATACCTTTTCAGGGCCAGCCATGCCCATCCAAGTTCGACATGTGGGCATAGGTGGCATCGCTGGCATCAAATCTGAAttagattttatcaaatttcttCTCATGTATTCTCCTATGCTAGAAAAAATGATTGTGAAGCCTGTTGAATACGCCAGAGCCGATTTGTTGACCAAACTTGTTCGGTTCAGAAGAGCATCTGTACAAGCCGAAGTTATTTACGAAGGGAAAGACTCTTCATAA